Proteins co-encoded in one Ammospiza caudacuta isolate bAmmCau1 chromosome 16, bAmmCau1.pri, whole genome shotgun sequence genomic window:
- the PSD2 gene encoding PH and SEC7 domain-containing protein 2 translates to MSESSPLPWSAADEGEPPSPGPQPSPPALSDGDSPPSPPAEPASGRASPRHDAQPSLAEGEQRDEHVAAVTEAGERLSEQGQGAASEGGRAERAGLANGVGREHRDTAGPSSPELGDRGSPSPQRASGALSKQRWHSVLGSSEALSADEAEEQFGFASGDAKLSCSDDDREHFQFKDIRDGFSSTFEKIVESDLMKGTYYSSLDSLDVLSLTDETDSCVSFEAPLTPLIQQRAKESPELLEQKLAAQQREALHHMAADKQEQGAAKPAEGDFGSPLRHSITSSRSENVLSRLSLKSIPNGFHVESSEEDATKIINSISDASLKDTLSDSDSDMGSTEQLDQGSTDTLANGCRADSEAAKRLAKRLYNLEGFKRCDVARQLGKNNEFSKLVAEEYLSFFDFTGLTLDKALRTFLKAFPLMGETQERERVLIHFSRRYCHCNPEESTSEDGIHTLTCALMLLNTDLHGHVNIGKKMSCQQFIANLDGLNDGKDFAKDLLKTLYNSIKNEKLEWAIDEDELRKSLSELVDDKFGASAKKVTRIVDSSNPFLDIPQALNAVTYKHGVLTRKTHADMDGKRTPRGRRGWKKFYAVLKGTVLYLQKDEYKPDKDLSEVDLKNAIRVHHALATKASDYSKKSNVLKLKTADWRVFLFQAPSKEEMLSWILRINLVAAIFSAPAFPAAICSMKKFCRPLLPSSMTKLCQEEQLRSHENKMKQIADELAEHKLHPVEKSLKSKEAEEYRLKEHYLIFEKSRYETYINLLCMKIKVGTDDLERIETSFFKVEADDLALRKTHSSPSLSQGHMSISCKAEKDILEQNT, encoded by the exons ATGAGCGAGAGCAGCCCCTTGCCATGGAGCGCCGCCGATGAGGGCGAGCCGCCCTCCCCGGGCCCGCAGCCGTCCCCGCCGGCCCTCAGCGATGGGGACTCGCCGCCGAGCCCGCCCGCGGAGCCCGCCAGCGGCAGGGCCAGCCCCCGGCACGAcgctcagccctccctggcGGAGGGGGAGCAGCGGGACGAACATGTGGCAGCGGTGACAGAGGCGGGCGAGCGGCTCAGCGAGCAGGGACAAGGCGCTGCCAGCGAGGGCGGCCGTGCGGagcgggcagggctggccaACGGCGTGGGGCGGGAGCACCGGGACACCGCCGGCCCCAGCAGCCCCGAGCTCGGGGAcaggggctcccccagcccccagagAGCCAGCGGGGCCCTCAGCAAGCAGCGGTGGCACAGCGTGCTGGGATCCTCGGAAGCGCTGAGTGCCGACGAGGCGGAGGAGCAGTTCGG GTTTGCCTCTGGAGATGCCAAGCTGAGCTGCAGCGATGATGACAGGGAGCATTTCCAATTCAAAGACATCAGGGATGGCTTCAGCTCGACCTTTGAGAAGATTGTTGAGTCTGACCTCATGAAGGGCACCTACTACAGCAGCCTGGACTCTCTGGATGTGCTGTCCCTGACGGACGAGACAGACAGCTGTGTCAGCTTTGAGGCACCCCTGACCCCCCTGATCCAGCAAAGGGCCAAGgagagccctgagctcctggagcagaaactggcagcccagcagagagAAGCCCTTCACCACATGGCTGCTGATAAGCAGGAGCAGGGGGCAGCCAAGCCAGcagagggggattttgggagccCTCTCAGACACTCAATTACcagcagcaggtcagagaaTGTGCTCAGCAGGCTGTCCTTGAAGAGTATCCCAAATGGGTTCCATGTGGAAAGCTCAGAGGAAGATGCCACCAAGATCATTAACTCCATCAG CGATGCCAGCCTGAAGGACACGCTGTCAGACTCGGACTCAGACATGGGCAGCACGGAGCAGCTGGACCAGGGCAGCACGGACACGCTGGCCAACGGCTGCAGGGCGGACAGCGAGGCTGCCAAGAGGTTGGCCAAGCGCCTCTACAACCTCGAGGGCTTCAAGCGCTGCGACGTGGCCCGGCAGCTCGGCAAGAA TAATGAATTTAGCAAGTTGGTAGCAGAGGAGTATCTCAGCTTCTTTGACTTCACTGGCCTGACCCTTGACAAAGCACTCAG GACGTTCCTGAAGGCGTTCCCGCTGATGGGAGAGACGCAGGAGCGGGAGCGGGTGCTGATCCACTTCTCCCGGCGCTACTGCCACTGCAACCCCGAGGAGAGCACCTCTGAAG ATGGGATCCACACACTCACCTGTGCCCTGATGCTGCTCAACACAGACCTCCATGGCCAT GTG AACATTGGCAAGAAGATGTCATGCCAACAGTTCATAGCAAACCTGGATGGGCTGAACGATGGGAAGGACTTTGCCAAGGATTTGCTGAAG ACACTGTACAACTCCATCAAGAATGAGAAGCTGGAGTGGGCCAT TGACGAGGACGAGCTGAGGAAGTCGCTCTCGGAGCTGGTCGATGACAAATTCGGAGCCAGCGCCAAGAAAGTGACGAGGATTGTGGACAGCAGCAACCCCTTCCTGGACATCCCCCAGGCCCTGAACGCTGTCACCTACAAGCACGGCGTCCTCACCCGCAAAACCCACGCAGACATGGATGGCAAGAGAA CTCCCAGAGGAAGAAGAGGTTGGAAGAAATTTTATGCTGTGCTTAAGGGGACCGTCCTTTATTTGCAAAAG GATGAATATAAACCTGACAAAGACCTCTCTGAAGTGGATCTGAAGAACGCCATCCGTGTGCACCACGCCTTAGCCACAAAAGCCTCCGACTACAGCAAGAAGTCCAACGTGCTCAAGCTGAAGACAGCGGACTGGAGAGTCTTCCTCTTCCAGGCCCC AAGCAAGGAAGAAATGCTCTCCTGGATCCTGAGGATCAACCTTGTTGCTGCCAttttctctgctccagccttcCCAGCTGCAATCTGCTCCATGAAGAAGTTCTGCCGCCCGCTCCTGCCTTCATCCATGACCAAGCTGTGCCAG GAGGAACAGCTGAggtctcatgaaaataaaatgaagcagATTGCAGACGAATTAGCAGAGCATAAATTACATCCTGTAGAGAAGAGCCTCAAGTCAAAAGAGGCCGAGGAATACAGACTCAAAGAACATTACCTAATATTTGAG AAGAGCCGCTATGAGACGTACATCAACCTGCTGTGCATGAAGATAAAGGTGGGGACAGATGATCTGGAGAGGATCGAGACCAGTTTCTTCAAGGTGGAAGCCGACGACCTCGCTCTGCGGAAAACGcactccagcccttccctgagCCAGGGGCATATGTCCATCAGCTGTAAGGCAGAAAAGGACATTTTAGAGCAGAACACTTAA